From a region of the Bacteroidales bacterium genome:
- a CDS encoding GAF domain-containing protein: METKKIADRYQRIYKQLEELLTKSSDPTARMASISAVLYHKMDYFFWCGFYRLVEGELTVGPYQGPVACQVLKKDTGVCWAGLNAGKSIIVPDVEKFPGHIACDSRSKSEIVIPLFDKSGNAYGVLDIDSTALNSFDDVDREWLERIVGLIN, encoded by the coding sequence ATGGAAACAAAGAAAATAGCAGACCGATACCAGCGCATATACAAGCAGTTAGAGGAATTATTAACAAAAAGTTCCGACCCTACTGCCCGAATGGCAAGCATTTCAGCGGTACTCTATCATAAAATGGATTATTTTTTCTGGTGCGGGTTTTACCGTTTGGTTGAGGGTGAGCTTACCGTTGGACCCTACCAGGGACCGGTAGCCTGCCAAGTGCTGAAAAAGGATACCGGAGTTTGCTGGGCCGGATTAAATGCAGGTAAATCAATAATTGTTCCTGATGTTGAAAAATTCCCTGGCCATATTGCCTGCGACAGCCGTTCAAAATCCGAAATCGTGATTCCGCTTTTCGACAAATCAGGCAATGCTTACGGAGTGCTGGATATTGACAGCACTGCTTTGAATTCTTTTGATGATGTGGACAGAGAGTGGTTGGAGAGGATTGTTGGCCTGATCAATTAA
- a CDS encoding RNA polymerase sigma factor, with translation MTSEGQKVEKEISSQDENGFRQIVADHSRILYSHIRSMVLDHDDADDVLQNTFIKAWQNLDGFRNQSKIGTWLFRIATNEALQHLRKQRIRNLFLISSKPYSGQQAPEFGSNNAEAIKRKLENAMHNLSVQQRMVFGLRYYNDMKYTEMAEILQLSEGTLKAVYHNAVKKIEKYLMANV, from the coding sequence ATGACATCAGAAGGTCAAAAGGTTGAAAAAGAAATATCGTCGCAGGACGAAAACGGCTTCAGACAGATTGTTGCCGATCATAGCCGGATACTTTATTCTCACATTCGCAGTATGGTCCTTGACCATGATGATGCCGATGACGTTCTTCAAAATACTTTTATCAAAGCGTGGCAAAACCTGGATGGTTTCAGGAATCAGTCAAAAATAGGTACATGGCTGTTCCGCATTGCAACCAACGAAGCCTTGCAGCACTTGAGAAAACAGAGAATCAGGAACTTGTTTTTAATCTCATCTAAGCCATATTCCGGGCAACAAGCTCCTGAGTTCGGATCAAACAATGCCGAGGCGATAAAAAGAAAACTTGAAAATGCCATGCATAATTTATCGGTTCAGCAACGCATGGTGTTTGGATTGAGATATTATAACGATATGAAGTACACCGAGATGGCCGAGATTCTGCAACTAAGCGAGGGAACACTTAAAGCAGTGTATCATAACGCGGTGAAAAAGATTGAAAAGTACTTAATGGCTAATGTTTAA
- the typA gene encoding translational GTPase TypA, with product MQQIRNIAIIAHVDHGKTTLVDRILHQVKLFRDNQDMGELILDSNELERERGITILAKNVAVRYKDVKINIIDTPGHTDFGGEVERVLNMADGVLLVVDAFEGPMPQTRFVLEKALNLGLKPIVVVNKVDKPNCDPEGTQEDVFDLMFSLGATEDQLNFPTVFGSSKEGWMAAHWEEEATDVSYLLDMIIEHIPPPVQLPGNLQMQISSLDYSSYIGRIAVGRILRGSIQAGMQVSLVKSDGRVIKSLVKELYRFEGLGKEKVKHPLETGEICAVLGLENFEIGDTVADFEAPEALTPIMVDEPTMSMLFTINNSPFFGREGIYVTSRHVRDRLFKETEKNLALRVEETDSPDRLLVFGRGILHLSILVETMRREGYEFQIGQPQVLVKEINGEKHEPVEFLTISVPESFSGKVIEIVTRRKGEVLTIETRSDRVILEFNIPARGIIGLTNPILTATEGEAVIAHRFKAYEPWKGEIPNRMNGSLLAMETGTAIAYSIDKLQDRGKFFIFQKEEIYAGQIIGEHSRQDDLLINVTKTKKLSNMRASGSDDKTIIVPPVRFSLEEAMEYIKDDEYVEVTPKSIRLRKIILDEHERKRKSKQ from the coding sequence ATGCAACAAATCAGAAATATAGCCATAATAGCCCACGTTGATCATGGAAAAACAACTTTGGTTGACAGGATACTGCACCAGGTAAAGCTTTTCCGTGATAACCAGGACATGGGCGAACTCATCCTTGATTCAAACGAACTGGAACGCGAACGCGGCATCACCATTCTTGCGAAAAATGTTGCCGTGCGTTACAAGGATGTCAAAATCAATATCATTGATACACCTGGCCACACCGACTTTGGCGGCGAGGTAGAGCGTGTGCTCAATATGGCCGATGGCGTGCTACTGGTGGTTGACGCTTTTGAAGGCCCTATGCCGCAAACCCGCTTTGTGCTCGAAAAAGCGCTGAATCTGGGTTTGAAACCCATCGTTGTGGTTAACAAAGTGGATAAACCCAACTGCGATCCTGAAGGAACCCAGGAGGATGTATTTGATCTGATGTTTAGCCTTGGCGCCACCGAAGATCAATTGAACTTTCCTACCGTTTTCGGTTCTTCAAAAGAAGGATGGATGGCCGCTCACTGGGAGGAAGAAGCTACCGATGTCAGCTATTTGCTCGATATGATCATTGAGCATATTCCGCCACCTGTGCAATTGCCTGGCAACCTCCAAATGCAAATCAGTTCCCTGGATTACTCATCTTATATCGGCAGAATTGCAGTTGGCAGGATTCTGCGTGGAAGTATTCAGGCAGGGATGCAGGTTTCGCTCGTTAAAAGCGATGGAAGAGTTATTAAATCATTGGTGAAAGAGCTGTACCGCTTTGAAGGATTGGGCAAAGAAAAAGTAAAACATCCGCTTGAAACCGGCGAAATTTGTGCGGTGCTCGGTCTTGAAAATTTCGAGATTGGCGATACCGTTGCTGACTTTGAAGCGCCTGAAGCCCTCACGCCCATCATGGTGGATGAACCAACCATGAGCATGCTGTTCACCATTAACAATTCCCCGTTTTTTGGCAGGGAAGGAATTTATGTAACATCCAGGCATGTGCGCGACAGGCTTTTCAAGGAAACCGAAAAGAACCTTGCTCTCAGGGTTGAAGAAACAGATTCGCCTGATCGTTTGCTTGTTTTTGGCCGGGGCATCCTTCATCTTTCAATTCTTGTTGAAACCATGCGCCGCGAAGGGTATGAGTTTCAGATTGGTCAGCCCCAGGTGCTTGTTAAAGAAATCAATGGTGAAAAACATGAACCGGTTGAATTTCTGACCATCAGCGTGCCGGAATCGTTTTCTGGAAAAGTGATCGAAATCGTAACCCGCCGCAAGGGAGAAGTTTTAACTATTGAAACCCGAAGTGATCGTGTGATCCTTGAATTCAATATTCCCGCAAGAGGTATCATTGGTTTAACCAATCCGATCCTGACTGCAACTGAAGGCGAAGCCGTGATCGCACACCGGTTCAAAGCTTACGAACCCTGGAAAGGTGAAATTCCGAACCGCATGAACGGCTCATTGCTGGCTATGGAAACCGGCACTGCCATTGCATACAGCATTGACAAATTGCAGGATCGCGGAAAGTTTTTCATTTTCCAGAAGGAAGAAATTTATGCCGGTCAAATTATAGGTGAACACAGCCGGCAGGACGACTTGCTTATCAACGTTACCAAAACCAAAAAGCTTAGCAACATGCGGGCTTCCGGATCGGATGATAAAACTATTATTGTACCTCCGGTTAGGTTTTCGCTTGAAGAAGCCATGGAATACATTAAAGACGATGAATACGTTGAAGTAACGCCGAAATCCATCCGTTTACGAAAAATCATTCTGGATGAGCATGAGCGTAAGCGCAAAAGCAAGCAGTAA